The Phragmites australis chromosome 1, lpPhrAust1.1, whole genome shotgun sequence genomic interval CAACCATaatgtgacaaagattatttaaatctagcaagatatgcaagaaattCTGATTGTAAGGTCCCATCCTACTGATCGGATATTCTGATATTGTTCATCATATGTTACATACGGCTTATCGGAAGTTCCTTTTTATTCTTTAAGCCATATTGAGCACAAATtaatttgacaaatatattgCCAATTTCATCCTtttaagagatttttttttattgataaaGGAAGGCTTAGAATGAGTATCTTGGGGATATGATGATGAGTAATAACCCTTCTTACGGCATGTATAGCAAATTTTGCCACTAACCTCTTCACTTGATGAGAACTTACTTGATCTCTTGATGATGAATGGGCTTATTCGTTTATAGACCTctttgtcttgttgtttcttgATTAAgcctattttcttcttcttcaaagggCAATTCCGAACATGATGACCCTCTTTCTTGCACTTAAAGCATGTGATTAGTGCGGTGATCTTCTTTTGACCTTGACTCTTCTTCTTGGTATGGTtgaatttgttcttcttgtaaGAATTGAATCTAAGGCCTACCCGGCAGGTTGTTCCACCGGACAACCTAACCTACTCTAAGGGCCACATGAGGGCGAACCAGCGACAGCGGCgacgggaccatgatggtgggaacaacCGACGACAGCGGGGGAGACAGTACTAGGATTTTATCTTTGCTTTCGTAACATAgatatttgtttcataataCATGTTTGATTCACAAGCTAGTCTTATATATTCAGACGTGTCTACTTTCTACGTACTACATGTGACCGCACACTAATGCCTTTTCAGATTAACGAAACCGTCTTTTATGAGCGATGTGACCGCTTGCTGCGGAAAGGTATCCAATGCATGCATTATCTCTAAATTACATACCTACACTTGGTGCATACACCATCGATCCCTGCTTATAAAAGGCGAGGCCGAGACAATGAGAAGGTTATGACATCACAACACCACTACCATCTGATACCTAATACCAAACCATGGTTGCCTCCTCAAGCAGACATTTCTCGTGGACATCTAAATTATCAATGATAGCCCTACAGACTATGAGACCCAGGCAAAAGGTGACGATGTGTACAAGGAGGAGAACCTGGATAAAGTGCCATCAAAATGGTAGATCATGACATGTTGTCCCTGTTTCACCACGGAGGAATGACGGCGAATGATAAGCTTTGTGACCTCTATGGACCTAAAGACGCACTTGTTAGAGTACCGTCAGAGATATATCAGGGTGTGCAAACTAGCCGACATAGCAAACTGTTTTAACAAGCGAGCACACGATATTATACACCCTCAGCAGTACGAGGAGCACATTACGGTACGTTTATCATTATTACATGCTCTAGTTAATTGTTATGTTGCACTTCTAAGAcacgtttatatttttgtatgctATTTTTGTATACTAGGTATTCCCTCGTGATGAAGAGTTGCCGAACAAACCAATCAAGAACTTTTTTGGACTACATCTACTCTTTGGTGATGGTTGCCTACCCGAACATAACTAGAGATGCAGAGGTGGTGATTCGAGACTTTCATGCTGTTGTGAAAGAGGCGGTGGTTTGAGTTGCCATGAAAGATGTGGTCGTTCGACAATAAACATAAGAGGACATGCTTACCACTTTCGTCACAACCGAAGGAGTTGGTTCCGATGATAATGACTTCGTGCTTACTCCTCAGAAAACTCTATGTCATTGCGAATTCTCTGACGACGGGGCAGATGACTGGGATCCtaacttttattatttttcgtaTATACCAGCACCACGTAGACCAAAATTCCTAGAATACGATTACCATTGGATGGAACGGGAGGTAATGCACAGACAGGTTCAAGGGCCATTTCGTCTGTAATATTTATGCTACTAAATGTTGTACTTGTTGAATTCAAGGTagttatatcatttttaatctattacctaAGTTGTATATATATCTTAGATGTAGCCTATATACTATTAGTAATATTCAAATTTCATACTCATCTCATTTACACATTCTATTTAACATTCAGTGTAGTTTTTTATTTCACTTATATGTATTTACAATCTTCACTTTTaacattttctagaatttttgttaTTTTCAACTTAGATAAATTCTGggattttataataaaaatggGCTAACcacctctgagagggcggtgagGGGCGGGCATATGGAGTGGGCTTGGTATGGATGATAACCGCCCTCTCAAAATGTGGTAAGAAATATCCATACTACTGTGCAACCTTTTTAAAGAACGGTATGAGATAATTTATGTAaattttttcatcaaaaatctatttatttaaatattaattttagaaaatataaaaaaactcgaatCTTGTCTACCGCACTGGATAAGAGAATGGGAGGGAGGTCCCTGCCGATGTTGGAGCTCATTGAGAAGCACAGCCAACCCAACGAGCCCAGCCCATTCAGATCGCAAATGAAACCGGAGCCCAATTAGATAAGGCTCGGCCCATTCAGGAGttggcgggcgggcgggcgggatGCGGAGGCGCGCGCCGCGCTGGGAAATATTTTGGCTCGGCTCGTGGTGGCGGGGGAGGCGGAAAGTTTCGCCCCCCAAATTTTGAACCAACCCGCCCGGCCGCGCCGTTGCCATTTTCGCCTGCCCTGCTGCCCGTACACACCAACAGACCATCAGCCCTGTGGTCCCGCGCAGGCGCCGTTTACCATTTTGCCCCCGTGCCTAGCATTTCCAATGAGGGCCAGTCTGCATCCCATCAATTGGGGCAGGAATCTCGGAATTGGAAACTGATTACACATACGTGTTTGGCTAGCTGGTCCCTAGAATCGAGATCAGACTTTCCATTCTAAATTCCAAGTGAGCTGATCTCTAATACTAGCATATATTACGCTTTGTTTGTTAGAGTTCTAACTGATTCAAGTTTTTTTTGTGGCAAGTGACTTTTTGAAGAAAGTGATTTTGTATCTGAAACTAACTCTCTAGTGATTTTCTAGATTAAACTATATGGAGAAAATTATTCTatgcgggaagtgaatcaggagaagctgCTTTTTTCAGCTGTCCAGCTTTTggtttatttcagagaatcactcatACGGATTCCACTTAAGGAGCTAAAAGCTGTTATTTGGCAAAGCTCCCCTAATTTCAGCTGGAAAGTTGCTCTAATAGCTCTGTCAAACAAACTCTTACTCTTCACACCCCTTCATTTGTCTGGAAATTGAGCTCGCTCCTGACGCCCCTGAACCTTGACGCGTGTGATGGTTCCTCACGAACGACGAGGTCATCACCATTGATGAGTTGAGTTCCTCCCATCCACTTTCATCGACCTCGTGCCTCATCGGCGACTCCGATGCCATGGTCGTCCACAGCCATGGCACCACCCTCCCTATCACTTTCAATTTCATGGTCAGGTACTACAGGCCACTCCTCATTGGGGACCTCCCCGTTGGATGCAACAAGATCTCATCCGTGTTGGTAGGTGTCGCACGCCATGATGGTCCCTATCTTTCTTCTCCTCGATTTGGTTCTATTTGGCTCTTGCTTAAATATGTAGAACCGAAAATAACAactagagagggtgaatagacgtcctataaatttcttacgaaatagatgaCATACTACTTATtcatccaacgcacctcaaaaaaCGTACACAcgaaagcataaactttagagagaaaGTGAGAAAAAAAGTTCTAAGTCAACATGACTTCACGGGTGTAATATAAATAATATGCTCTATTCAAGataatttcatgtgtctttaagcacaaaagcttgaaacttgaacgaagaataaagtaaaaaaaacagTCACCAAAAGAAACAGCTCTCCAAGTTGACAGTATAGAtacaagagaattcaagactctctcaaatacatgagtatatgaacttTTATGTCTCTattaacaagaagaacaacttcctaaTATTAAAAAACCATAGTTCAAAGACaaaaacaaaattcaacaagaaatttttttaaaaaaaaacttacaaatttgtaagagaaccaatagagatATTAGAGGGAGGGGAATTCAAATataatgcaaaaacataaacttcattactcaaataggtcgatcctattttagacggattaaaatgatttctctctcaaaaactcgCAACTATTATCAGGTCCGGCCCTGACATTTCAATGGCCCGGGGCGAAATTAAAAATGGAGCcccattattaaatataaatcgtctagatctatttttttcagttttcttttagactaatatacacagtatacatatgcatataggGCCTCTGAGTTTTGAGGGCCCAGGGCGGCCGCCCCGCTCGACCCCCTAGGGCCAGCCCTgactattacataggctaatcACTAATCCTTCTCTCCTataaaccctagcactaggctctcaaataggtgaCACAAAGGCTCAAGTGGTTGGTTCAAACTCTTACATAACTCTACCTTTCTATTTATAGGATTAGAAAACTTGACTCATAAATTTTCTAGTTTGTTACTAAAATACCCATCTCTCgtagtatactcctacctaccactaaaggtattttgatccattttttgCTCCGTCGAGCGAACAGTCGTGATgtcttcacaacttagcttcgtctcgatgcaagcttcgcgatgttGTCATATACTCCCCCAATCCTTCTACGATTTTGAGATACAACCATTAAACTCTCTGCACGCTTTTTAAAGCATGATTGTCACTTACAAGCGCtttgatgtcgacacgtgtattCAATCTTGCGACCCTGAcagccggtaagtctctcccgtttTTGATCCCTCGgaccatcttgtcacttgcgtCGATATCCATTTTGCtttactttgtcaacacactgtcttcatcatccgttttatgttttgtttgatctccatgtgtacaactaggatcactcttgacttcgTACAGCCTCCTTTATCGTCTGATACCAAGCACCCGTTTAGCCATGATTACCTGCTGACGATCGCCAAGTTTCATTCATTATCTGCACACTATAAGACcaacaaacacatttctccaactccaactctaactccaattagttcataatcaaaatactaaaaaaacttaagcaatccaaaacttgacaaaacaaatcaacaatcatgtcaatcactcataacatataaattaagatatattttaacttgattttttAAACCAGATCTATCTTCTATCTGGACCTTGAGCTTATTTGAAAGAAGAATTTTTATTCCTATTGCTTCTCTTATGTAGTAATAAGTTGGGGATTTGGGGATTTGGGGATTCATTTCTTCTTAGAATTCCAGATGGGATGCAAACAAGAATATTGAATTTTGTATCCAAGTTCTATTGGTTTTGATTCATCTAGAAATGGAAACATAATCtagaatttcaaatttttggcATCCAAACAGGGCCTGGAAGTATTTGCATTGCGATTTGGGTCTTGTCATCTTTTTGCAAGGTGCTAGTACTTCATTTGGGTTCTCACTTGATGAATATTAAAACATAGCTTGCTCGATATCGAAAATCTTCTTTATTATGGATAAATTGGCAAAACTTCACCAAGTTTCTAAGGGAATATCAAATCCCCTTTGGAACTGAAAATTCACACATGATTTTTTGAGGATTCAGATTCCTAATGATTCTTTCTTATAGACCCCTTTGGTTCACAGGAAAGGGAATAACATTTTCATATGATTGCATTCCTATGGCTTAATTTCATAGAAAAGTAAGCAAGAGGCCAGATCTTTTGGATAGTTTCCTgacgaaaaaaaaaactctcgcGTGTTGCTCGCTCTCGTTCACGCCGCTTTTGGGTGTTGCAACTGTGTCACTTCATGCTTGTtctggagaaagaaaatagatAGAGGAAGTAATAAGAATCGGTACCCCATCCTCATAAAGAACAACAGTGATGCCTACATCTTTAAAACAAAGGAACGAGAATAGCGAAGGCCTCCCTCCTCTTCGGTGCAGGTTCTATCTACTTTGCTTTAAGTCAACTCCAACTGATCCCTTCAAATCGATTGGTATTCCTGTTTGTGCCCTATGTCGATAGAAAAGAATACCAGTAGCTGCTCCAGCAGCTAACGTATCCAGTGGTACAGTGATGCTACATACTTCATATTTGGGGGCTGTTACTATATATTTGGGttactctctctcctcccctcatCACTATTCATAGAGATTGACCTGTGGATCTAAATGGAGTAGAAGAGTAATATAAGGTAAAAAATAGAGTAACTgctgtagataaaaaaaatacgaAATACTGTAATAGAATTATAaatgatgaatttttagagtatcagTTAGAAATAGACTTAGTTTGGAAAGATTTGCCTTCGGTTGGTATGACGTGTGAAACTATAAATTATTCCTCCCCATCTTCCAATTACCATGCGATCTActtgcttttcctttttccctgAGAATGGATAATTTCCTTCGGCAAGATTTCACATTCTACGGGCCTCAAGCATGTTTGACCAAATTAGTATAATTCGTAGAGGATCTGGGAGGAAGTCTTCCCGGGTTCCAAATGGGTCTAAAAACCATATGATCAAAGGACAAAACGGTAAAACGCAAAGCCAATTCCAGCGGGTTGGGCCGCGGACCCAATCCACCCCGCGGGATCCATCCCATCCCATCGCATCGCACGTCACCCATTTATTAGCTCCAATTTCCATTTTCCCGTCCGCTCCGCCTCCCCCgacttcctcctccacctcccctGCTTCCTGCCCCACGggcctaaaaccctagctccgcCTTCCCCCGATCCTTCCCGCCCATGGCCTCCGACGACGCCAAGCGAGCCTCCTCCGCAGCCGCGGATCCGCCCGCCGACGACGCCAAGGACGCCGACCCCGAGCCCGAGGCGGAGGGCAAGCAGGAGGAGACGCCGCAGCAGCCGGAGAAGAAGCGGGGGCGGCGGAAGAAGGGGGAGGCGGAGAAGAAGACGCCGCCGCCGAAGAAGGTAGCGCCCGTGATTGAGCGGCCGTCCAGGGAGAGGAAGACGGTCGAGAGGTACGCGGAGCTCGCCCCGCGCGTCACGCCCGTCAAGAAGTCCCCCGCTATTCTCCAGGCGAGAAATTCTCCTCTCCTTGCTCGCTCTTGCGCGTTTCGCCCTGATTTGTTGTTTTCGGATGCGATTATTAGTTTTCGAGCGTCGAAAACCTGTGATTTTCGTGCGGGCTAACGCGGTACAATGCTAAAAATAGCTATTTCTGGGATGGTTGAACACCCCTTTTCCATTCTTCTGCCTGCTTCATATTGGAAAGTTTATTCATTTGTTCACGTTAGCTTATCCTTTGTTACTGTCTGTGTTGCAGGGCTCTGGAACGAAGCTGAAGGACATTCCCAATGGTAAATCCAATATATTGTTGTTATCACCAGGTGTCCCTGTTTGCTTGTGGCATTTCATTTTGTGGTGACAGACTGTTTAAGCTCTACCTAGTCCTAGCGATATCTCTGTTTGACTGTGACAGAGTTAATGGTCCGTACACTTAGGAGTAAAAATTGCTTGAAAATGGTGTTGCGGGGTTATGCTTTTGAGAGCACTTCTTTTATGGGTATGACACGATCTGTGGCAAGGTGGAAATTTCTAGACAATAAAGTGGCTTTAATTGGTATTTGATGCTGAAGCCATACCTGTGGAGTTTGGGGATGGATTCACTAAAGATCTGGATGAAAACTGTGATACTGTTCTCCTGTCTGTTTACCTGTTTATCAGCTAGATACATCCAATTTGAGCATGGCTTCTAAGGTAAAAAGCTTATTTGTAGATGCCTCTCTTGCTTGTAATTATGATTACAGCTTAATAAGTGTGTTACATGGACACGGGTGCGGGTGTCGGAGTCCGACTCGTGTCGGGGCGTCCGATTTGGCAAAAAAATTTGGGACACGCCAAATACCACTTGGAATCcgacacgggtgtcggaatACGACACGGATACGCAAGTGTTCGACTTGGCAAAAATTTTTGGACACGGGTGTCCGGgtaacatagcttaataaaggtTTGGTACTAGGAATTTAAACTGGTGTGTGGTGCggaaacaataaaaaggaaacaGATACCTGAGTTACATATCACAAGCTTTAATTCCATGAGTTGGAATGGAGAATGTGCTGCCATTCCCACAGCATGATAATAAAATCTCCTGCTGTAAGcttaaaaataatagaaaatgaACTAATATAGACTGATACAAGCTACTTTGTTTACATCGTGAAGTTGTCAATAATGTTGTTATGAGTTATGTAGGCATCATCCTTGCCTAATTGGGTCTACAGTTCTGTTATGTTACCCAATCATACATTCTAGCATGTCTGACCTGGACCTATTTGCTACAACCTTCCTTTCACATATTCATCTGGTTTGTTTTCTTGACACATAGACCTGGATAGAATAACTATGCTGTGAAATTTAGATTCTTGTTTTATGTCTGGATGTTGGATAGCTTGTCCTACTTTTTTGTAGTGTCtattcttcaagttgatccgTTTGCCTCACTAGTGTGATTACTTATTCTCCCGTCATGTTGAAAATCTTTGTTGAATAAATGGAAATAATTATAAACctctcttatatttttttagcttaTACTTAATTGTCCATCAGATTCTTTTTGGAGTCGACTAAGTCCTACTCCAGAATTTCGAATTAATCATCTGTACTCTTGTTCATGCCATACCAGTTTCCTTCAAACTATCAAAGAGAAAGGCAGATGAGAATCTTCAGAGTCTTCATACTCTAATGTATGGGAGAAAATCGAATGTAAGGCTTCCACAAGTCTTTGTAGCTCTAGTATAATTTGTTTCATGTACTTTGTTAACTGTAACGATTTTCTACAGGTCCACTTTCTGAAGAGAAACTTATCCCAATTTTCTGGGTTTGTTTGGACTGACAATCAAGTAAGTTTTTTGGATGGTACCATCTTATGTGAAACAAGTCATAATTATCCGCATTATGTGTTTAGCTCTATTTTGTAGTGGATCACCTTTGTGTTAACACCTACTGTGCCTGTGAAATTGTAACATACATTGACATACATAAAACACATTGCACCAACATgttttattcttgatggttgCAGTGGTGGTTGTCTCATGCACATTCCATACTAATGTAAAATCAGGACGTTATTGTTGGTATTGttataattctagaaaaatttctgctgttaatttttttatagattatttggattttcttgtgctgTTGGTCATGTTTACCATGCTGTATATTGATCAGGAAAAGCATAGGTCCAGGATAAAGGAAAAGCTCGACAAATTTAACAAGGAGAAGTTGCTTGATTTTTGTGAAATACTGGACATTCATGTTTCAAAAGCAACTACAAAGAAGGTTACTTGGCTGAACCTTGTCTTTTAATAATATGAGCAATGAAACCTGTAGTAACAGCTTGCTTTTTGCTGAACTTCAGGAGGAAGTTTCTGCCAAGGTGTTGGAGTTTTTGGAGTCTCCTTGCATTACCAGGGATGTTGTTCTCACTGACAAGAAGGTATAACCTAACAAAGTTGCTATGCATACTATGTTTTCCATGCCATGCATGTACAATTAGGCACATCGCATGAAATTTCTATATGCCTGGGGCCTGCCTGAAGCAATTCGATTATTGGCTCAGTGTTGTCATATGTGTGTTGTGCGGGCAGTGTTGTACACATAGCAGTACTCAACCTCTAATTAGTGCTGAGCTTGCTCTTCTGGAGTTGTTTTAAGAGCCCTTGGAGACTGAAGTGCCATCCCTTTTCACTGCTATTGCAGAAAGGGAAGAAACGAGGGAGGAGATCTAAAGGAAGTGGCCAGGCAACTTCTGAAGGTGCTTCTGCAGAGAAGGTAATGATTTCTGGTGCAGAGCACAGCTTAAAACCAAAACAACCATCTATCTTAGGGATGCATTTTGGGTCAACCCAAAACCCACTAATTAAACTAAAAATGCCCTCCATTGCATACCCACTTGCATCGCTAATCTGTCTATAGCACATTTATTTGTGTCCTGGAGCCAGGTGCTTCATTCTAAATAATCACCActagctctttttttttctttgatgttGTTTACGTGTAATTACCATCATGAACTATCTAGAAATTACCATTTTGCCATTGTTTCGTTGCACTTTGAGAACCTATGGAAAATTACCTTGTTGATTGTTTTGGAAAATAAGCTATGGAAATTTAGGGATCCATCCCtgaaaaaataaggaaataGATTCTCATATACTAGTCTGAAAATCTAATAATTTGCCATGCCACCTATACTATCAATGTTGGTTTTTTTCTACCATGGATATTTCCCTTGCTACCCTTTTCAGTTTGGTGCTCAATACTTTGATTGTGTATATTCTTTTGGGGCAATTTGCTGGGTACCATCGCAAAAATCACAAAAGTTGTAAAATACCAtcggtgtgaggatgacatatggGCCCAGCCAATGGTATTTTCCAATATGGACACTTCGATGGTATCCACCTAATTTTGCCtattctttttcctctctttgAGTACTCCATAGTCTTTGCAACTATCTAGGCAAAGAAATAAGTGCACATAAAATGGGCGATATCTATCTGGTGATTAAAACTGGCACTTGTCCCAACACTCTTTACTGATAGAAATGAAATCCTGATGTCTGCTTTTCTTAATaaacagaaaaggaaaaagagccAGAAACAAGCAGCTGAAGCTGAGAAAGagaatgatgatgaagacgatgcTGGTCCTGCTGGTTCTGAGGATGAATCTATGGGAGAGGAAGGTGATGGGGATTCTGAAGCAAATGATAATGCCGTGAGTGATGAAGAACTTGACGAGCCTCCAGCAAAGAAAAAGTCAACAGATGTTAAGGAGGCAAAGAAAGAATCTGGGTCTAaggcaaaagaaaaggatgCACCAGAAAAAAAGTCTTCTACTAAACCTGCAAAAGGTGCATCAAAGCCTTTTCAAGACACTAAAGATGAGCCTGATGTAGAGAGCAAAAAGGTTGGCAAGAGAGCCAAGAGTTCAAAGGAAAGTGATGTGCCTGTAGATTCAAATAAGGCCAACAAGGAAGTTTCTAAATCCAAAAAGGATGATGGAAAAGAAGGCCAGAACAATAAGGCACGTGCTAAGGATGGTGCCAAGatatccaataaaaataaaggtAGAAGATCTATTATACTTACCACAGGCAGTGTCATATTAATTGATCTTGTTGTCCTGGTCCTTCCAAATACATATCTGATTTTGTTTTTGATGAGAATATGCTCATAGCACGGCGGTAGGTCCTCCAGTTGTGAGGCGACCGACCAGGGCTTGAACCCCCGGTTCTCGCAAAAAAGCCCATCTTTGTGTGTCGCTTTCAGTGTGGTCTTGGGCGGCCTTGAAGTTGCTTTCAGTGATGCCTTTGGGTGGCCGGCCTTTGGGGTCTTTTCTCAACCTATAGCTGACAATGCCTTGGACGTCTCTCCCTTAGGGTCGAGTTTTTTTTGGATGCATTGTTATATTATGATCATACTAGTGCAGTTCAAGTTTATTTGTTCTGGTTTATTTAAGAATATGATAAAGTTATTTTTTCTGCTCTCCAGAAATTGATTTCAGTTGAAAGGCTTGTCATCAGTCATCATACATAAGGGTTTATTTAGTGAGATGCCATTTAGTGTTTGTATAATATATCAGATTGTAACGAAGTAAACTGTTGTACGTCTCTTCTCTGCAGAAAAAGGCAAGGGTGGTGCAGATGCTGGGTCTGCCCCAACCACTGAACAGCTGCATGCTGTTGTTAGCAGCATTTTGAAGGAAGTTGACTTCAATACGGTTAGCGTTGGTTATTTTATGCACATGATGCATCGTTTTTCCTTGCTTTGTATGCTGACTCGAATGGTTATATTGTCTTCTGTCTTGTAGGCAACTTTGGCTGATATCCTCCGACAATTAGGTACTCCTTTTAGGTTCTTGCTTAATTTTATTATAGTAGATAATGGAAGAAATTGTCAATGTAAGGACACTATAAactagattttttatttatgaatgTACTGACATGCCTGCTATTACTCTAAATCCAGGGGGGCATTTTAAAATGGACCTCATGGACAGAAAAGCAGAAGTGAAGCGCATCATAGAGGAGGTGATCAATAATATGTCTGACGATGATGAAGGTGATGAGGATAACTcagaagatgaagcagaagacaATGGTAAGGTGGAGAATTCGAAGGATGATCCCAAAGGAGGTGAAGAAAAGTAGTTCAGCGAACCAGATGTGATGTGGTCAGATCAGTTTCTTGTGTCAGTATTATGGATGAGAGGACTATATTTCATGCCAGTGTTCCTGTTTGGGAGGTTTGGTTCTGTACAATGGGGCACCGCAACAGTGAATCGGTGACCTGGGTAGTACAAGATTGTTAACCATTTCACAGCCGTACACACCTAGTTGTGCTTGACTTGTTAGTGATCTGTAGTCTAGTTGCTGGTCATGTACAATAGCTGTGCGTTTAATAGCTTTGTTGCTTAGCTAGCCTGACTGTAATATGCAGAATAATTCTTGGGTTTGTTACTTCCATTTCTTTATGTAAAACGCTGTATCCTTCAGAATCATTTCTGCT includes:
- the LOC133927705 gene encoding DEK domain-containing chromatin-associated protein 1-like, which encodes MASDDAKRASSAAADPPADDAKDADPEPEAEGKQEETPQQPEKKRGRRKKGEAEKKTPPPKKVAPVIERPSRERKTVERYAELAPRVTPVKKSPAILQGSGTKLKDIPNVSFKLSKRKADENLQSLHTLMYGRKSNVHFLKRNLSQFSGFVWTDNQEKHRSRIKEKLDKFNKEKLLDFCEILDIHVSKATTKKEEVSAKVLEFLESPCITRDVVLTDKKKGKKRGRRSKGSGQATSEGASAEKKRKKSQKQAAEAEKENDDEDDAGPAGSEDESMGEEGDGDSEANDNAVSDEELDEPPAKKKSTDVKEAKKESGSKAKEKDAPEKKSSTKPAKGASKPFQDTKDEPDVESKKVGKRAKSSKESDVPVDSNKANKEVSKSKKDDGKEGQNNKARAKDGAKISNKNKEKGKGGADAGSAPTTEQLHAVVSSILKEVDFNTATLADILRQLGGHFKMDLMDRKAEVKRIIEEVINNMSDDDEGDEDNSEDEAEDNGKVENSKDDPKGGEEK